A region from the Branchiostoma lanceolatum isolate klBraLanc5 chromosome 2, klBraLanc5.hap2, whole genome shotgun sequence genome encodes:
- the LOC136427139 gene encoding protein GOLM2-like isoform X5, translating into MASTHNGRGYLRSGRSPPFLVVSLLVVISILAYNYWNSASANSELRNSVSDLEDRLRLYNLKKTSLENRNDALIQRVRETDRQLEDSKAKFTNKDSELGTIKQQLVDTQEQLESLRQEKGTVEAEASGARKELDSLQARFQELQGQHNALAEEMQQQQQDNDRKVQEKLEYTSMQCKQQLEAANEECDGKLRDVAGRYAQLQAMYNAAQKQAPQSAGQLAAGGAVPNQDQQEAQLHNRVVQMNQVNQQNLAANIRHQAVHGVQQQLADQQELQGGAAAPAEGQEGVVNVQPPGAGETEQGQEGDAAEAGEEGQQEGGDEQVDDDDDDYAVDEEDEDEDGDVDRAEDYVYGDGEEEGDQPQDEAKDTMFQEGGDAGERAEEGGPAEEQGEHLEGGHAAEEGVLGEHVGDELVQEEHLEGGHAGEDNGEELHHGGRGDGDNVEYNEDDEGADEDHIGNNEIPDDEQAADEQNQQIIKEENEGAQEYYHDNQIVPQVADADRDLDMQGGDGDGDEGDEGEEDGDDIDGGEDEDDDDNDNDEEEEEDDEEPEDQEKGDVQMHADAGMPGVEEGVQVAAPM; encoded by the exons atggcgtccacCCACAATGGCCGAGGCTACCTGCGGTCGGGCCGGTCCCCTCCGTTCCTGGTCGTCTCCCTGCTCGTGGTCATCAGCATCCTCGCCTACAACTACTGGAACTCGGCCAGCGCCAACAGCGAGCTCAGGAACTCCGTTAGCGACCTGGAGGACAGACTGCGGCTGTACAACCTGAAGAAGACCAGCCTGGAGAACCGGAACGACGCGCTGATCCAGAGGGTTCGGGAGACGGACAGACAACTGGAGGACAGCAAGGCGAAGTTTACTAATAAAGACTCTGAGCTGGGGACCATCAAGCAGCAACTTGTGGATACGCAGGAACAGTTGGAGAGTCTGAGACAAGAAAAG GGAACCGTCGAGGCGGAGGCTTCTGGAGCCAGAAAAGAGCTGGACAGTTTACAAG ctcGTTTCCAAGAGTTACAAGGACAACACAATGCGCTGGCAGAAGAGatgcaacaacagcagcaggacAACGACAGGAAAGTTCAGGAGAAATTGGAGTACACCAG CATGCAGTGCAAGCAGCAGCTGGAGGCAGCCAATGAGGAGTGTGACGGGAAGTTACGCGATGTCGCGGGCAGGTACGCTCAGCTGCAGGCCATGTACAACGCAGCACAGAAGCAGGCTCCGCAGTCTGCAGGGCAGCTAG CTGCAGGAGGTGCAGTTCCCAACCAGGACCAACAGGAGGCGCAGCTGCACAATAGGGTTGTCCAGATGAACCAGGTCAACCAGCAGAACCTGGCAGCGAATATCAG GCATCAGGCAGTCCACggggtgcagcagcagctggcgGACCAACAGGAACTGCAAGGGGGAGCCGCTGCACCAGCAGAGGGGCAGGAGGGGGTGGTGAACGTCCAGCCGCCTGGGGCTGGGGAGACGGAACAGGGTCAGGAAG GTGATGCTGCTGAAGCTGGGGAGGAGGGGCAGCAGGAGGGAGGAGATGAGCaggtggatgatgatgatgatgattacgctgtagatgaagaagatgaggatgaggatGGAGATGTAGATCGTGCTGAGGATTACGTTTACGGTGATGGGGAGGAGGAAGGGGACCAACCACAG GATGAGGCTAAGGACACCATGTTCCAGGAGGGGGGTGATGCAGGGGAGAGGGCAGAGGAGGGGGGTCCAGCCGAGGAGCAGGGGGAGCACCTTGAGGGGGGTCATGCTGCGGAGGAGGGGGTTCTAGGAGAACATGTCGGAGATGAGCTGGTTCAGGAGGAGCATCTGGAGGGGGGGCACGCTGGGGAGGACAACGGGGAGGAGCTGCACCATG GAGGTCGTGGAGACGGAGACAATGTTGAGTACAATGAGGATGATGAAGGTGCGGACGAAGACCACATCGGCAACAACGAGATCCCCGACGACGAGCAGGCTGCGGATGAGCAGAACCAGCAGATCATCAAGGAGGAGAACGAGGGGGCGCAGGAGTATTACCATGACAACCAGATCGTTCCGCAGGTCGCTGACGCCGACAGAGACCTGGACATGCAGGGGGGTGATG GTGATGGTGATGAGGGTGATGAAGGTGAGGAGGATGGTGATGACATAGATGGGGGTGAGGACGAAGATGacgatgacaatgacaatgatgaagaggaggaagaagatgatgagGAGCCAGAGGACCAGGAGAAGGGAGATGTACAGATGCATG CAGATGCAGGCATGCCTGGGGTGGAGGAAGGAGTTCAGGTGGCTGCGCCCATGTGA
- the LOC136427139 gene encoding protein GOLM2-like isoform X2 has protein sequence MASTHNGRGYLRSGRSPPFLVVSLLVVISILAYNYWNSASANSELRNSVSDLEDRLRLYNLKKTSLENRNDALIQRVRETDRQLEDSKAKFTNKDSELGTIKQQLVDTQEQLESLRQEKGTVEAEASGARKELDSLQARFQELQGQHNALAEEMQQQQQDNDRKVQEKLEYTSMQCKQQLEAANEECDGKLRDVAGRYAQLQAMYNAAQKQAPQSAGQLAAGGAVPNQDQQEAQLHNRVVQMNQVNQQNLAANISLVPPATHRDQWEYPQENMSAPLLLSEHRNATLDTTQMEWRGNTSAAQEQPIIAGLTWSTDARNQSELYNVQNVTGETEKHQAVHGVQQQLADQQELQGGAAAPAEGQEGVVNVQPPGAGETEQGQEGDAAEAGEEGQQEGGDEQVDDDDDDYAVDEEDEDEDGDVDRAEDYVYGDGEEEGDQPQDEAKDTMFQEGGDAGERAEEGGPAEEQGEHLEGGHAAEEGVLGEHVGDELVQEEHLEGGHAGEDNGEELHHGGRGDGDNVEYNEDDEGADEDHIGNNEIPDDEQAADEQNQQIIKEENEGAQEYYHDNQIVPQVADADRDLDMQGGDGDGDEGDEGEEDGDDIDGGEDEDDDDNDNDEEEEEDDEEPEDQEKGDVQMHDAGMPGVEEGVQVAAPM, from the exons atggcgtccacCCACAATGGCCGAGGCTACCTGCGGTCGGGCCGGTCCCCTCCGTTCCTGGTCGTCTCCCTGCTCGTGGTCATCAGCATCCTCGCCTACAACTACTGGAACTCGGCCAGCGCCAACAGCGAGCTCAGGAACTCCGTTAGCGACCTGGAGGACAGACTGCGGCTGTACAACCTGAAGAAGACCAGCCTGGAGAACCGGAACGACGCGCTGATCCAGAGGGTTCGGGAGACGGACAGACAACTGGAGGACAGCAAGGCGAAGTTTACTAATAAAGACTCTGAGCTGGGGACCATCAAGCAGCAACTTGTGGATACGCAGGAACAGTTGGAGAGTCTGAGACAAGAAAAG GGAACCGTCGAGGCGGAGGCTTCTGGAGCCAGAAAAGAGCTGGACAGTTTACAAG ctcGTTTCCAAGAGTTACAAGGACAACACAATGCGCTGGCAGAAGAGatgcaacaacagcagcaggacAACGACAGGAAAGTTCAGGAGAAATTGGAGTACACCAG CATGCAGTGCAAGCAGCAGCTGGAGGCAGCCAATGAGGAGTGTGACGGGAAGTTACGCGATGTCGCGGGCAGGTACGCTCAGCTGCAGGCCATGTACAACGCAGCACAGAAGCAGGCTCCGCAGTCTGCAGGGCAGCTAG CTGCAGGAGGTGCAGTTCCCAACCAGGACCAACAGGAGGCGCAGCTGCACAATAGGGTTGTCCAGATGAACCAGGTCAACCAGCAGAACCTGGCAGCGAATATCAG TCTGGTACCACCTGCCACACACAGGGACCAGTGGGAATATCCACAGGAGAACATGTCGGCACCACTACTCCTCTCTGAGCACAGAAATGCTACCCTGGACACAACGCAGATGGAATGGCGGGGAAACACGTCAGCCGCACAGGAACAGCCGATCATCGCTGGCCTGACATGGTCCACAGATGCTAGGAACCAGAgtgaattgtacaatgtacaaaatgttacagGAGAGACTGAGAA GCATCAGGCAGTCCACggggtgcagcagcagctggcgGACCAACAGGAACTGCAAGGGGGAGCCGCTGCACCAGCAGAGGGGCAGGAGGGGGTGGTGAACGTCCAGCCGCCTGGGGCTGGGGAGACGGAACAGGGTCAGGAAG GTGATGCTGCTGAAGCTGGGGAGGAGGGGCAGCAGGAGGGAGGAGATGAGCaggtggatgatgatgatgatgattacgctgtagatgaagaagatgaggatgaggatGGAGATGTAGATCGTGCTGAGGATTACGTTTACGGTGATGGGGAGGAGGAAGGGGACCAACCACAG GATGAGGCTAAGGACACCATGTTCCAGGAGGGGGGTGATGCAGGGGAGAGGGCAGAGGAGGGGGGTCCAGCCGAGGAGCAGGGGGAGCACCTTGAGGGGGGTCATGCTGCGGAGGAGGGGGTTCTAGGAGAACATGTCGGAGATGAGCTGGTTCAGGAGGAGCATCTGGAGGGGGGGCACGCTGGGGAGGACAACGGGGAGGAGCTGCACCATG GAGGTCGTGGAGACGGAGACAATGTTGAGTACAATGAGGATGATGAAGGTGCGGACGAAGACCACATCGGCAACAACGAGATCCCCGACGACGAGCAGGCTGCGGATGAGCAGAACCAGCAGATCATCAAGGAGGAGAACGAGGGGGCGCAGGAGTATTACCATGACAACCAGATCGTTCCGCAGGTCGCTGACGCCGACAGAGACCTGGACATGCAGGGGGGTGATG GTGATGGTGATGAGGGTGATGAAGGTGAGGAGGATGGTGATGACATAGATGGGGGTGAGGACGAAGATGacgatgacaatgacaatgatgaagaggaggaagaagatgatgagGAGCCAGAGGACCAGGAGAAGGGAGATGTACAGATGCATG ATGCAGGCATGCCTGGGGTGGAGGAAGGAGTTCAGGTGGCTGCGCCCATGTGA
- the LOC136427139 gene encoding protein GOLM2-like isoform X3, translating to MASTHNGRGYLRSGRSPPFLVVSLLVVISILAYNYWNSASANSELRNSVSDLEDRLRLYNLKKTSLENRNDALIQRVRETDRQLEDSKAKFTNKDSELGTIKQQLVDTQEQLESLRQEKGTVEAEASGARKELDSLQARFQELQGQHNALAEEMQQQQQDNDRKVQEKLEYTSMQCKQQLEAANEECDGKLRDVAGRYAQLQAMYNAAQKQAPQSAGQLAAGGAVPNQDQQEAQLHNRVVQMNQVNQQNLAANIRDQWEYPQENMSAPLLLSEHRNATLDTTQMEWRGNTSAAQEQPIIAGLTWSTDARNQSELYNVQNVTGETEKHQAVHGVQQQLADQQELQGGAAAPAEGQEGVVNVQPPGAGETEQGQEGDAAEAGEEGQQEGGDEQVDDDDDDYAVDEEDEDEDGDVDRAEDYVYGDGEEEGDQPQDEAKDTMFQEGGDAGERAEEGGPAEEQGEHLEGGHAAEEGVLGEHVGDELVQEEHLEGGHAGEDNGEELHHGGRGDGDNVEYNEDDEGADEDHIGNNEIPDDEQAADEQNQQIIKEENEGAQEYYHDNQIVPQVADADRDLDMQGGDGDGDEGDEGEEDGDDIDGGEDEDDDDNDNDEEEEEDDEEPEDQEKGDVQMHADAGMPGVEEGVQVAAPM from the exons atggcgtccacCCACAATGGCCGAGGCTACCTGCGGTCGGGCCGGTCCCCTCCGTTCCTGGTCGTCTCCCTGCTCGTGGTCATCAGCATCCTCGCCTACAACTACTGGAACTCGGCCAGCGCCAACAGCGAGCTCAGGAACTCCGTTAGCGACCTGGAGGACAGACTGCGGCTGTACAACCTGAAGAAGACCAGCCTGGAGAACCGGAACGACGCGCTGATCCAGAGGGTTCGGGAGACGGACAGACAACTGGAGGACAGCAAGGCGAAGTTTACTAATAAAGACTCTGAGCTGGGGACCATCAAGCAGCAACTTGTGGATACGCAGGAACAGTTGGAGAGTCTGAGACAAGAAAAG GGAACCGTCGAGGCGGAGGCTTCTGGAGCCAGAAAAGAGCTGGACAGTTTACAAG ctcGTTTCCAAGAGTTACAAGGACAACACAATGCGCTGGCAGAAGAGatgcaacaacagcagcaggacAACGACAGGAAAGTTCAGGAGAAATTGGAGTACACCAG CATGCAGTGCAAGCAGCAGCTGGAGGCAGCCAATGAGGAGTGTGACGGGAAGTTACGCGATGTCGCGGGCAGGTACGCTCAGCTGCAGGCCATGTACAACGCAGCACAGAAGCAGGCTCCGCAGTCTGCAGGGCAGCTAG CTGCAGGAGGTGCAGTTCCCAACCAGGACCAACAGGAGGCGCAGCTGCACAATAGGGTTGTCCAGATGAACCAGGTCAACCAGCAGAACCTGGCAGCGAATATCAG GGACCAGTGGGAATATCCACAGGAGAACATGTCGGCACCACTACTCCTCTCTGAGCACAGAAATGCTACCCTGGACACAACGCAGATGGAATGGCGGGGAAACACGTCAGCCGCACAGGAACAGCCGATCATCGCTGGCCTGACATGGTCCACAGATGCTAGGAACCAGAgtgaattgtacaatgtacaaaatgttacagGAGAGACTGAGAA GCATCAGGCAGTCCACggggtgcagcagcagctggcgGACCAACAGGAACTGCAAGGGGGAGCCGCTGCACCAGCAGAGGGGCAGGAGGGGGTGGTGAACGTCCAGCCGCCTGGGGCTGGGGAGACGGAACAGGGTCAGGAAG GTGATGCTGCTGAAGCTGGGGAGGAGGGGCAGCAGGAGGGAGGAGATGAGCaggtggatgatgatgatgatgattacgctgtagatgaagaagatgaggatgaggatGGAGATGTAGATCGTGCTGAGGATTACGTTTACGGTGATGGGGAGGAGGAAGGGGACCAACCACAG GATGAGGCTAAGGACACCATGTTCCAGGAGGGGGGTGATGCAGGGGAGAGGGCAGAGGAGGGGGGTCCAGCCGAGGAGCAGGGGGAGCACCTTGAGGGGGGTCATGCTGCGGAGGAGGGGGTTCTAGGAGAACATGTCGGAGATGAGCTGGTTCAGGAGGAGCATCTGGAGGGGGGGCACGCTGGGGAGGACAACGGGGAGGAGCTGCACCATG GAGGTCGTGGAGACGGAGACAATGTTGAGTACAATGAGGATGATGAAGGTGCGGACGAAGACCACATCGGCAACAACGAGATCCCCGACGACGAGCAGGCTGCGGATGAGCAGAACCAGCAGATCATCAAGGAGGAGAACGAGGGGGCGCAGGAGTATTACCATGACAACCAGATCGTTCCGCAGGTCGCTGACGCCGACAGAGACCTGGACATGCAGGGGGGTGATG GTGATGGTGATGAGGGTGATGAAGGTGAGGAGGATGGTGATGACATAGATGGGGGTGAGGACGAAGATGacgatgacaatgacaatgatgaagaggaggaagaagatgatgagGAGCCAGAGGACCAGGAGAAGGGAGATGTACAGATGCATG CAGATGCAGGCATGCCTGGGGTGGAGGAAGGAGTTCAGGTGGCTGCGCCCATGTGA
- the LOC136427139 gene encoding protein GOLM2-like isoform X4, whose amino-acid sequence MASTHNGRGYLRSGRSPPFLVVSLLVVISILAYNYWNSASANSELRNSVSDLEDRLRLYNLKKTSLENRNDALIQRVRETDRQLEDSKAKFTNKDSELGTIKQQLVDTQEQLESLRQEKGTVEAEASGARKELDSLQARFQELQGQHNALAEEMQQQQQDNDRKVQEKLEYTSMQCKQQLEAANEECDGKLRDVAGRYAQLQAMYNAAQKQAPQSAGQLAAGGAVPNQDQQEAQLHNRVVQMNQVNQQNLAANISLVPPATHRDQWEYPQENMSAPLLLSEHRNATLDTTQMEWRGNTSAAQEQPIIAGLTWSTDARNQSELYNVQNVTGETEKHQAVHGVQQQLADQQELQGGAAAPAEGQEGVVNVQPPGAGETEQGQEGDAAEAGEEGQQEGGDEQDEAKDTMFQEGGDAGERAEEGGPAEEQGEHLEGGHAAEEGVLGEHVGDELVQEEHLEGGHAGEDNGEELHHGGRGDGDNVEYNEDDEGADEDHIGNNEIPDDEQAADEQNQQIIKEENEGAQEYYHDNQIVPQVADADRDLDMQGGDGDGDEGDEGEEDGDDIDGGEDEDDDDNDNDEEEEEDDEEPEDQEKGDVQMHADAGMPGVEEGVQVAAPM is encoded by the exons atggcgtccacCCACAATGGCCGAGGCTACCTGCGGTCGGGCCGGTCCCCTCCGTTCCTGGTCGTCTCCCTGCTCGTGGTCATCAGCATCCTCGCCTACAACTACTGGAACTCGGCCAGCGCCAACAGCGAGCTCAGGAACTCCGTTAGCGACCTGGAGGACAGACTGCGGCTGTACAACCTGAAGAAGACCAGCCTGGAGAACCGGAACGACGCGCTGATCCAGAGGGTTCGGGAGACGGACAGACAACTGGAGGACAGCAAGGCGAAGTTTACTAATAAAGACTCTGAGCTGGGGACCATCAAGCAGCAACTTGTGGATACGCAGGAACAGTTGGAGAGTCTGAGACAAGAAAAG GGAACCGTCGAGGCGGAGGCTTCTGGAGCCAGAAAAGAGCTGGACAGTTTACAAG ctcGTTTCCAAGAGTTACAAGGACAACACAATGCGCTGGCAGAAGAGatgcaacaacagcagcaggacAACGACAGGAAAGTTCAGGAGAAATTGGAGTACACCAG CATGCAGTGCAAGCAGCAGCTGGAGGCAGCCAATGAGGAGTGTGACGGGAAGTTACGCGATGTCGCGGGCAGGTACGCTCAGCTGCAGGCCATGTACAACGCAGCACAGAAGCAGGCTCCGCAGTCTGCAGGGCAGCTAG CTGCAGGAGGTGCAGTTCCCAACCAGGACCAACAGGAGGCGCAGCTGCACAATAGGGTTGTCCAGATGAACCAGGTCAACCAGCAGAACCTGGCAGCGAATATCAG TCTGGTACCACCTGCCACACACAGGGACCAGTGGGAATATCCACAGGAGAACATGTCGGCACCACTACTCCTCTCTGAGCACAGAAATGCTACCCTGGACACAACGCAGATGGAATGGCGGGGAAACACGTCAGCCGCACAGGAACAGCCGATCATCGCTGGCCTGACATGGTCCACAGATGCTAGGAACCAGAgtgaattgtacaatgtacaaaatgttacagGAGAGACTGAGAA GCATCAGGCAGTCCACggggtgcagcagcagctggcgGACCAACAGGAACTGCAAGGGGGAGCCGCTGCACCAGCAGAGGGGCAGGAGGGGGTGGTGAACGTCCAGCCGCCTGGGGCTGGGGAGACGGAACAGGGTCAGGAAG GTGATGCTGCTGAAGCTGGGGAGGAGGGGCAGCAGGAGGGAGGAGATGAGCag GATGAGGCTAAGGACACCATGTTCCAGGAGGGGGGTGATGCAGGGGAGAGGGCAGAGGAGGGGGGTCCAGCCGAGGAGCAGGGGGAGCACCTTGAGGGGGGTCATGCTGCGGAGGAGGGGGTTCTAGGAGAACATGTCGGAGATGAGCTGGTTCAGGAGGAGCATCTGGAGGGGGGGCACGCTGGGGAGGACAACGGGGAGGAGCTGCACCATG GAGGTCGTGGAGACGGAGACAATGTTGAGTACAATGAGGATGATGAAGGTGCGGACGAAGACCACATCGGCAACAACGAGATCCCCGACGACGAGCAGGCTGCGGATGAGCAGAACCAGCAGATCATCAAGGAGGAGAACGAGGGGGCGCAGGAGTATTACCATGACAACCAGATCGTTCCGCAGGTCGCTGACGCCGACAGAGACCTGGACATGCAGGGGGGTGATG GTGATGGTGATGAGGGTGATGAAGGTGAGGAGGATGGTGATGACATAGATGGGGGTGAGGACGAAGATGacgatgacaatgacaatgatgaagaggaggaagaagatgatgagGAGCCAGAGGACCAGGAGAAGGGAGATGTACAGATGCATG CAGATGCAGGCATGCCTGGGGTGGAGGAAGGAGTTCAGGTGGCTGCGCCCATGTGA
- the LOC136427139 gene encoding protein GOLM2-like isoform X1 — MASTHNGRGYLRSGRSPPFLVVSLLVVISILAYNYWNSASANSELRNSVSDLEDRLRLYNLKKTSLENRNDALIQRVRETDRQLEDSKAKFTNKDSELGTIKQQLVDTQEQLESLRQEKGTVEAEASGARKELDSLQARFQELQGQHNALAEEMQQQQQDNDRKVQEKLEYTSMQCKQQLEAANEECDGKLRDVAGRYAQLQAMYNAAQKQAPQSAGQLAAGGAVPNQDQQEAQLHNRVVQMNQVNQQNLAANISLVPPATHRDQWEYPQENMSAPLLLSEHRNATLDTTQMEWRGNTSAAQEQPIIAGLTWSTDARNQSELYNVQNVTGETEKHQAVHGVQQQLADQQELQGGAAAPAEGQEGVVNVQPPGAGETEQGQEGDAAEAGEEGQQEGGDEQVDDDDDDYAVDEEDEDEDGDVDRAEDYVYGDGEEEGDQPQDEAKDTMFQEGGDAGERAEEGGPAEEQGEHLEGGHAAEEGVLGEHVGDELVQEEHLEGGHAGEDNGEELHHGGRGDGDNVEYNEDDEGADEDHIGNNEIPDDEQAADEQNQQIIKEENEGAQEYYHDNQIVPQVADADRDLDMQGGDGDGDEGDEGEEDGDDIDGGEDEDDDDNDNDEEEEEDDEEPEDQEKGDVQMHADAGMPGVEEGVQVAAPM, encoded by the exons atggcgtccacCCACAATGGCCGAGGCTACCTGCGGTCGGGCCGGTCCCCTCCGTTCCTGGTCGTCTCCCTGCTCGTGGTCATCAGCATCCTCGCCTACAACTACTGGAACTCGGCCAGCGCCAACAGCGAGCTCAGGAACTCCGTTAGCGACCTGGAGGACAGACTGCGGCTGTACAACCTGAAGAAGACCAGCCTGGAGAACCGGAACGACGCGCTGATCCAGAGGGTTCGGGAGACGGACAGACAACTGGAGGACAGCAAGGCGAAGTTTACTAATAAAGACTCTGAGCTGGGGACCATCAAGCAGCAACTTGTGGATACGCAGGAACAGTTGGAGAGTCTGAGACAAGAAAAG GGAACCGTCGAGGCGGAGGCTTCTGGAGCCAGAAAAGAGCTGGACAGTTTACAAG ctcGTTTCCAAGAGTTACAAGGACAACACAATGCGCTGGCAGAAGAGatgcaacaacagcagcaggacAACGACAGGAAAGTTCAGGAGAAATTGGAGTACACCAG CATGCAGTGCAAGCAGCAGCTGGAGGCAGCCAATGAGGAGTGTGACGGGAAGTTACGCGATGTCGCGGGCAGGTACGCTCAGCTGCAGGCCATGTACAACGCAGCACAGAAGCAGGCTCCGCAGTCTGCAGGGCAGCTAG CTGCAGGAGGTGCAGTTCCCAACCAGGACCAACAGGAGGCGCAGCTGCACAATAGGGTTGTCCAGATGAACCAGGTCAACCAGCAGAACCTGGCAGCGAATATCAG TCTGGTACCACCTGCCACACACAGGGACCAGTGGGAATATCCACAGGAGAACATGTCGGCACCACTACTCCTCTCTGAGCACAGAAATGCTACCCTGGACACAACGCAGATGGAATGGCGGGGAAACACGTCAGCCGCACAGGAACAGCCGATCATCGCTGGCCTGACATGGTCCACAGATGCTAGGAACCAGAgtgaattgtacaatgtacaaaatgttacagGAGAGACTGAGAA GCATCAGGCAGTCCACggggtgcagcagcagctggcgGACCAACAGGAACTGCAAGGGGGAGCCGCTGCACCAGCAGAGGGGCAGGAGGGGGTGGTGAACGTCCAGCCGCCTGGGGCTGGGGAGACGGAACAGGGTCAGGAAG GTGATGCTGCTGAAGCTGGGGAGGAGGGGCAGCAGGAGGGAGGAGATGAGCaggtggatgatgatgatgatgattacgctgtagatgaagaagatgaggatgaggatGGAGATGTAGATCGTGCTGAGGATTACGTTTACGGTGATGGGGAGGAGGAAGGGGACCAACCACAG GATGAGGCTAAGGACACCATGTTCCAGGAGGGGGGTGATGCAGGGGAGAGGGCAGAGGAGGGGGGTCCAGCCGAGGAGCAGGGGGAGCACCTTGAGGGGGGTCATGCTGCGGAGGAGGGGGTTCTAGGAGAACATGTCGGAGATGAGCTGGTTCAGGAGGAGCATCTGGAGGGGGGGCACGCTGGGGAGGACAACGGGGAGGAGCTGCACCATG GAGGTCGTGGAGACGGAGACAATGTTGAGTACAATGAGGATGATGAAGGTGCGGACGAAGACCACATCGGCAACAACGAGATCCCCGACGACGAGCAGGCTGCGGATGAGCAGAACCAGCAGATCATCAAGGAGGAGAACGAGGGGGCGCAGGAGTATTACCATGACAACCAGATCGTTCCGCAGGTCGCTGACGCCGACAGAGACCTGGACATGCAGGGGGGTGATG GTGATGGTGATGAGGGTGATGAAGGTGAGGAGGATGGTGATGACATAGATGGGGGTGAGGACGAAGATGacgatgacaatgacaatgatgaagaggaggaagaagatgatgagGAGCCAGAGGACCAGGAGAAGGGAGATGTACAGATGCATG CAGATGCAGGCATGCCTGGGGTGGAGGAAGGAGTTCAGGTGGCTGCGCCCATGTGA